The Pseudomonadota bacterium genome window below encodes:
- a CDS encoding YkvA family protein → MSLKIVLELSDADLKHFRGAMRKASSTDKPVEEVVAAARELIAASQGRKLPAFVKGRLGCLEQMVDMLADQEWKISGKDRQRIASALAYFADAEDLIPDSVPTLGFVDDAIMIELVTRELKHDMEAYRDFCVYRANHEARLMDRKDQNTAREAWLADRRAVLQSRMRRRRRSGTTRYIWG, encoded by the coding sequence ATGTCGCTGAAGATTGTGCTCGAATTGAGTGACGCAGACCTCAAACACTTTCGTGGCGCCATGCGCAAGGCGAGCAGCACCGATAAACCGGTGGAAGAGGTGGTCGCGGCTGCGCGCGAGCTGATCGCCGCAAGCCAGGGCCGCAAGCTGCCGGCGTTTGTCAAAGGGCGGCTCGGCTGTCTGGAGCAGATGGTCGACATGCTGGCAGATCAGGAGTGGAAAATCTCCGGCAAAGACCGGCAGCGCATCGCCAGTGCTTTGGCCTACTTCGCTGATGCTGAGGATCTGATCCCCGATAGCGTTCCGACCCTGGGGTTTGTGGACGACGCCATCATGATCGAGCTGGTCACCCGAGAGCTTAAGCACGACATGGAGGCCTACCGGGATTTCTGCGTCTACCGGGCCAACCACGAGGCTCGGCTCATGGACCGAAAGGACCAAAACACGGCGCGAGAGGCCTGGCTTGCAGACCGTCGGGCGGTCCTGCAGTCGCGAATGCGCCGGCGTCGGCGTTCCGGCACAACCCGCTATATCTGGGGCTGA
- a CDS encoding DUF2330 domain-containing protein: MMNTICQTHSNPSLRATGWLLLLSLSAGLIPAPAQAFCGFYVSQADTSLFNDVSKVALVRDGDRTVVTMAADYRGDVSEFSMVIPVVDVPLREQINVANPALLEHLDRYTAPRLVEYYDPDPCQDPRLERIRVTGSRIKRADIESASPVFAVDDRVTIEAEYEVGEYDILILSAEQSDGLISWLTDNGYRIPAGAEEVVGAYLKRGMKFFVARVALDRHTGSSVLRPLQIAYEDENFMLPIRLGTVNAEGQQELFVFALTRQGRVETRNYRTRKLPSDLDVPIYIKDEFGDFYRDLFTEQVAQSDGRSVFLEYAWDMAWCDPCAAEPLSRGELRSLGVMWLDDGHNWSPSQRRSRQGVDVFVTRLHLRYDGESFPEDLDFQVTGDRRNFQGRYVLRHAWRGDFGQCEAAGQYAESLVSRWDQEAQTLAKLTGREVEKIKRRMAAEGMSAEALNGWKQQPKKSWWQRLWGNG; encoded by the coding sequence ATGATGAATACGATTTGCCAGACTCACTCAAACCCCTCGCTTCGCGCGACGGGTTGGCTCCTGCTGCTCTCCCTCAGCGCCGGCTTGATCCCAGCCCCGGCTCAAGCCTTCTGTGGGTTTTACGTCTCCCAGGCCGACACCAGCCTGTTCAACGACGTGTCCAAGGTTGCGCTGGTTCGCGATGGAGACCGAACGGTTGTCACGATGGCGGCTGACTATCGCGGCGACGTGTCCGAGTTTTCCATGGTGATCCCGGTGGTGGACGTGCCGCTGCGCGAGCAGATCAACGTCGCCAATCCGGCGCTGCTCGAGCATCTGGACCGGTACACCGCGCCGAGGCTGGTGGAGTATTACGACCCGGATCCGTGTCAGGATCCGCGGCTTGAGCGCATACGGGTCACCGGCTCGAGAATCAAACGGGCAGATATCGAATCAGCGAGCCCGGTGTTTGCCGTTGACGACAGGGTCACCATCGAAGCGGAATACGAGGTGGGTGAGTACGACATCCTGATCCTGTCGGCTGAGCAGAGTGACGGGCTGATCAGCTGGCTGACCGACAACGGCTACCGGATCCCGGCGGGTGCCGAGGAGGTGGTGGGGGCCTATCTGAAGCGCGGCATGAAGTTTTTTGTGGCTCGGGTTGCGCTGGATCGCCACACCGGGTCATCGGTGCTGCGGCCGCTCCAGATTGCCTACGAGGATGAGAACTTCATGCTGCCGATCCGGCTGGGCACGGTGAATGCCGAGGGTCAGCAGGAGCTGTTCGTCTTCGCTCTAACGCGGCAGGGACGCGTTGAGACCCGCAACTACCGCACCCGGAAACTTCCTTCGGATCTGGACGTGCCGATCTATATCAAAGATGAGTTTGGGGACTTCTATCGCGATCTGTTTACCGAGCAGGTGGCGCAGTCTGACGGGCGTTCCGTGTTTCTGGAGTACGCCTGGGACATGGCGTGGTGTGACCCCTGTGCCGCAGAGCCGCTCAGCCGCGGTGAGCTTCGCTCCCTCGGCGTCATGTGGCTGGATGACGGCCATAACTGGAGCCCTTCCCAGCGGCGATCACGCCAGGGAGTCGATGTCTTTGTCACCCGGCTTCACCTGCGCTACGACGGCGAGAGCTTTCCCGAGGACCTGGATTTTCAGGTCACGGGTGACCGCAGGAATTTTCAGGGCCGTTACGTGCTGCGCCACGCCTGGCGGGGCGATTTTGGTCAGTGCGAAGCGGCTGGGCAGTATGCCGAGTCGCTGGTTTCACGCTGGGATCAGGAAGCGCAAACGCTGGCGAAGCTGACCGGACGAGAGGTTGAGAAAATCAAAAGGCGCATGGCGGCAGAAGGGATGAGCGCCGAAGCGCTCAACGGCTGGAAACAACAGCCCAAGAAGTCCTGGTGGCAACGGCTCTGGGGCAACGGCTGA
- a CDS encoding RnfABCDGE type electron transport complex subunit D, with amino-acid sequence MHRTAEFLRAGQGALSRFHADPRHWQLVALSGLLSLSWLGSDFGSSPQILAAALCGALGVEALGAWWRRRTGRRPKPLQWKSALITAFGVSLLLRADALWIWSAAAAFAIAAKLLLRWNGKQLFNPACSGILAALWVSGGQAWVSAGQWGQTSLVAGYALGMAALTLSSARRLDIALGFLGSFAALAVTRALWLGDPLAIAWHQLSSGSLLIFAFFMVTDPRSTPDSRRGRLLFAAAVAVLASALHWGPNVQAAPLVALAAVGLLTPLLDQHLPGRRFRWTAAERRPLIPHSLEVR; translated from the coding sequence ATGCACAGAACAGCAGAGTTCTTACGCGCTGGCCAGGGCGCCTTAAGTCGCTTTCATGCTGACCCACGTCACTGGCAGCTGGTCGCACTCAGCGGGCTGCTTTCACTTTCCTGGCTCGGCAGTGATTTCGGCAGCAGCCCGCAGATTCTCGCGGCAGCGCTCTGCGGTGCGCTCGGTGTAGAGGCACTCGGCGCCTGGTGGCGACGACGAACGGGTCGGAGGCCCAAGCCGCTTCAGTGGAAGTCCGCTTTGATCACGGCTTTTGGGGTCAGCCTGCTGCTGCGGGCTGACGCGCTGTGGATCTGGTCAGCCGCCGCCGCTTTTGCCATCGCGGCAAAATTGCTCCTCCGCTGGAACGGCAAACAGCTTTTTAATCCGGCCTGCAGCGGCATTCTGGCGGCGCTGTGGGTCAGCGGCGGTCAAGCCTGGGTCTCCGCCGGGCAATGGGGTCAGACCTCGCTGGTCGCCGGCTACGCGCTTGGCATGGCGGCCCTGACGCTGTCGAGCGCGCGCCGTCTGGATATTGCGCTGGGCTTTCTCGGGAGCTTTGCGGCGCTGGCCGTCACTCGAGCGCTATGGCTCGGCGACCCGCTGGCCATCGCGTGGCACCAGCTCAGCTCCGGGTCGCTGCTGATTTTTGCCTTTTTTATGGTGACCGATCCCCGCTCCACGCCCGACAGCCGCCGCGGCCGGCTGCTGTTTGCCGCAGCGGTGGCCGTGCTGGCCTCGGCACTGCACTGGGGTCCGAACGTTCAGGCTGCGCCGCTGGTGGCGTTGGCGGCCGTAGGACTCTTGACGCCGCTGCTGGATCAGCACTTGCCTGGCCGGCGCTTCCGGTGGACGGCCGCGGAGCGGCGCCCGCTGATCCCTCATTCTTTGGAGGTTCGATGA
- a CDS encoding fructose bisphosphate aldolase: protein MSDYDQQLQKIQTQNGCFIAALDQSGGSTPKALRLYGVGEDEYSGDDEMFAKVHEMRTRIMTSPAFTGDRILAAILFENTMDRDVEGQGTASYLWNVKNVVPILKVDKGLADEADGVQLMKPMPDLDDLLARAKAKGIFGTKMRSVIKSASASGIAANVAQQFEIGKQILAAGLHPIIEPEVDINAPDKAEAEAILHEHLIKHLDALGDDQLVLLKLTLPEQDNLYADCVAHANCIKVVALSGGYSREEANARLSRQHGMVASFSRALSEGLSAGQSDDDFNAMLDGSIQSIFNASAT, encoded by the coding sequence GTGAGCGACTACGACCAGCAACTGCAGAAAATCCAAACCCAGAACGGCTGCTTCATCGCTGCCCTGGACCAGAGCGGCGGCAGCACGCCCAAGGCGCTGCGCCTCTATGGCGTCGGCGAAGATGAGTACAGCGGCGATGACGAGATGTTTGCCAAGGTGCACGAGATGCGTACGCGGATCATGACCAGCCCGGCGTTCACCGGGGACCGGATTCTGGCGGCGATCCTGTTTGAAAACACCATGGATCGCGACGTGGAGGGGCAGGGCACCGCCAGCTACCTGTGGAACGTCAAAAACGTGGTGCCGATTCTCAAAGTCGACAAAGGACTGGCCGACGAGGCGGACGGCGTGCAGCTGATGAAACCGATGCCCGACCTCGACGACCTGCTGGCGCGCGCTAAGGCCAAAGGGATCTTCGGCACCAAAATGCGCTCGGTCATCAAGAGCGCCAGCGCGTCAGGCATCGCCGCCAACGTGGCGCAGCAGTTCGAAATCGGTAAGCAGATTCTCGCCGCCGGCCTTCACCCGATCATCGAGCCCGAGGTCGACATCAACGCACCGGACAAGGCAGAGGCCGAAGCGATTTTGCACGAGCATCTGATCAAGCATCTGGATGCGCTGGGTGACGATCAGCTGGTGCTGCTCAAGCTGACGCTGCCGGAGCAGGACAATCTGTATGCGGACTGCGTCGCCCATGCCAACTGCATTAAGGTGGTGGCGCTGTCCGGCGGCTATAGCCGGGAGGAAGCGAACGCCCGACTGTCGCGTCAGCACGGCATGGTTGCCAGCTTCTCCCGCGCCCTGTCTGAAGGGCTTTCCGCGGGGCAGAGTGACGACGATTTCAACGCGATGCTGGACGGTTCTATCCAGTCGATTTTCAACGCGTCGGCCACCTGA